GAAAAAAAACTCATTCACCCCATTAATGAAGACAATGAAGAAGACTGGAGCTCTCAGATTGACATGGAAAATGCAGCATTATCCAACGATAATTCTTATATCGTGGTGGGGGATCAGTGCTATGATCACAGAATATTGGATCATGAGGGCAATACGGTAGGATCTATAGGACCTCAATCATCTTACCCGCATTTTTGTCTTTTTGCAAAAGATGACAGCCAGCTGATTACAAACTCCTGCCACTTTTATAACGGAATTACCATAGGAATCAATGCTGATCAATATATAGGAGCTGATATTGAAGCTTATACAGAAAGTGAACATTTTACTTTCATTGATGAGGAGATGAGAGTCTATGAAGGAGTTGCCATAAAAGATAATTATATCCTGGGAGATGCATACGGCTATATCAAGGCTTTTGACAAGAACGGAAACCAGCTGTGGAGACACTTCCTGGGTTCTACCATTACAGGAATAGCTCTTTCTGATAACGAAGAAACCCTGTGGGTAGCCGCACACTCAGGCATTCTACACAAACTAAAGCTGGGAAAAGGACATAGAGATACCCACACCATCGGAAACGGAAAGCATTATGAAGAGTTCAGACTGCTGGTCTGGAAAGATGAACCTCAGATCTGGAAGTGGTAATTAATAACAATAAATTCATGCAGAATACCAAAATTTTCACAACAGCTTTTGCCAGTGTTTATCCGCATTATATTCAAAAAGCAGAGAAAAAGGGGCGTACAAAATCGGAAGTTCATGAAATCATCTGCTGGCTGACAGGTTATGATGAAAAAGGTCTGCAGGAACAGATTGATAAAAGGAATGATTTTATTACTTTTTTTAATCAGGCTCCTCAAGTGAATCCTAATGTCTCATTGATCAAAGGTGTCATTTGTGGATATCGCGTGGAGGAAATTGAAGATGAACTTATGCGAAATATCCGCTATATGGATAAGCTGATTGATGAGCTGGCAAAGGGAAAGAAGATGGAGAAAATTTTGAGAATAGTCTAAAAAATATATCTTTTACGGTCTTATAAATCTGAAAAATCTCTTCTCCATTTCAAAAAACTTCCCGAAATTAGCGGTCTGTGCGTTAAATACTATTCAATGAAATAAAAATTTAAATTACAACATACAGCAAAACTTAGTATAAGTTTTCTTCGGGGCAGGGTGAAATTCCCTACCGGCGGTTACAGTCCGCGACTCCTTTCTTATGAAGGGACTGATCTGGTGAAATTCCAGAACCGACAGTTAAAGTCTGGATGGGAGAAGAAAATGAGATGACCAATAAGATTCCTTATGGACTCTTGTTGTGTTGTATTTCATTTCCATGTACCGAAGACTATTTTAACTTTTAAA
The window above is part of the Chryseobacterium sp. MA9 genome. Proteins encoded here:
- a CDS encoding DUF2200 domain-containing protein codes for the protein MQNTKIFTTAFASVYPHYIQKAEKKGRTKSEVHEIICWLTGYDEKGLQEQIDKRNDFITFFNQAPQVNPNVSLIKGVICGYRVEEIEDELMRNIRYMDKLIDELAKGKKMEKILRIV